CCAGCAGTGGTTAGAAGAGTGGTTTGCACCCCTTGCCCCAAGTGAGGGATTGAGTGCAACCGGACATGAATGCGTTGAAGTGATTCGCATGACAACTGGCACAAAGCCTCGTGCAGTTATGTATTCACCAAGCATTCGTATAGTTTTCCAAGGGCTGGTTAGAGGGCATCTGGGTAGCCAGAGTTTTCTCTATTCACAGCACAGCTATGTTGCGCTTGTTTCTCCAATCCCGTTAGAGATTGAGATTATAGAAGCGTCGCGTGAAAAGCCGCTTTACGCCGTCAATCTGGCTATAGATATCAATGTTCTAGCCGAGTTGATGTTGTTGATCGAACAGGAGCCGCTCGAGTTTGAATATGGCGAAGCGCTTGGTCGACCTGCCCATTTGTCTGATGAAGCGCTATTTTCTGTTTGCCGTTTGATACAGACGCTAAATAACGAAGAACAAACGAAAATTCTCGCCGACAACTATTATCGAGAGTTTTTGTACCACGTGCTGAAATCCGACTATGGAGCGAGCCTTCGGGTGCTTTTCCAGAATAGTGAGAAATCACAGGGAATGGCGAGAGTTCTTCAGGTTTTGCATGAGGATTTCTCAACAAATTTAAGCGTCGATCAGATGGCCAAGATGGCGTGCATGAGCATTTCAGCATTCCATGCCGGGTTCAAAGGCGCTACTGGGCTGTCTCCGCTGCAATATGTGAAGTCAATTCGCTTGCACAAAGCGCGTTCTATGATGTTGAGCCAAAACATGAGCGCCAGTCAGGCGGCTTATCGTGTTGGGTATGCGAGTCCATCCCAATTCAGCCGTGAGTTTAAACGGTTCTTTGGTAGCTCACCTACTCAGGAAGCCGCAAAGTTCAGAACTTTGCCTTAAACGAGGCGGTTTTGGCAGATACGAATATCAGCACGTACTCCGTAACAATCGGGGTACGTGTTTTTTATTGCATGACCTTTGTAATTTCCCTAGGGTTGCCGTCCAATAATATTATTTTTCATGAAAATTGGTGAAGTGCATATTGGTTAGCTGAATGCCTTGCCTTGGGAATATGAAATGACAAAGGCAAGTGTCACTCCGCCTGAGCCGGTGCTTTCTGCCGGAAAAACTGCGGTATTTGGTGCGCTATTGGTCACGATTGGCCCACTCTCCATGTCACTTTATACGCCAGCGTTACCGGAACTTGCTGCAGCATTTGGAACAAGTGCGGCTATCGCGAAATTGACGCTGACTGTTTATTTCGCCGGTTTCACCTTTGCTCAGCTAATTTGTGGACCTCTGTCAGATGCGTTTGGTCGCCGACCTGTTATTGTTGGATTCTTCAGCCTCTATTTAGTGGGTAGTTTGCTTGCCTGGCTTGCTCCCAATATTGACAGTTTGCTTGTTGGGCGTTTGATCCAGGGTATTGGCGCTTCGAGTGGCATTGCTGTGGCCCGTGCGATTGTTCGGGATCAGTTTTCCGGTGAGGCCGGGGCTCGAATTATGAATTTGCTGGCTGTAATGCTTGGGATTGGACCGGCGTTATCCCCTAGCATTGGAGCGCTCACCCTAGGTGTTTTTGGGTGGCAGGCCATTTTTATTCTAATGGTGCTCTACGCGATTTTCATTCTTGTGATGACTTTGACAGCACTGCCGGAAACCAATCTTCATCGGGACGTGAAGCGCATCCAACCTAAGCGAATGCTGGAGTCTTATAAGACCTTGCTGTGTTCCTTTGAGTTTATGCGCCCATCTTTGATGTTAGGGTTTTCAATCGGCGTTATCTACACGCTCTCGACAGTGCTGCCATTCGCACTTATTGAGCGACTCGGTTTGACACCTCTGCAGTTCGGGTTCGGCATGATTTTACAATCCGGTTCCTTTTTTGCTGGAGGATTGGTGACGCGGTTGCTGCTGAAGAGGTTTAGCTCTGAATCTCTTTTAGCCCCAGCCTTGCTGCTTAGTGCTAGTGGAGGACTCGGTTTATTTGCAATCACACAAATCGGATACCTTAGTTTCCTTAGTATTATGGTCCCGGTTGGCGTCTTTGCGTTCGGTGCATCGATGGCGCTTCCGGCTTTATCTATGCGGGGGATGGAGCCGTTTCCCGAAATCGCGGGTGCTGCATCTGCGCTCATGGGTTTTATGCAAATGGCGGGTGGTCTTTGCGGAAGCTTTGTAGCAGCGGTGCTTGTACCTGATCCGATCGAGGCGCTTGGTATTGTGGTGCCCGGAATGGCCCTTACGGCACTTGTTATCTATTTTCTCCCAGTGAAGAAGAGAGAGCATCTGGATGAGCACACAGCACACCTTTAGGAGCTTTCTTCCCCTTTTCGTTGGTACCGGGGTGTCCCGCGTTGGTTGAGTGATGACAGTTTTGTGTTGTGACTGCCGTTGGGCTGCTTGATTTTTGCTGGAAACACGGGCAGGGGGAGGCTATGAGGGGCCTGAGAGGGAGAGGTGAAGTCCTTATGGCAGAGTTCAATCATCAGATGCTGGATAATTCCAAGCGACCGCTTGTTATGGGCATTCTCAATGTAACGCCTGACAGCTTTTCTGACGGAGGGCAATTTGATGCTCCCGCAGCAGCACTGATACATGCAAAAGAGATGATTGCTGAAGGTGCTGACATCATTGATGTCGGTGGGGAAAGTACGCGCCCAGGAGCAACCTTTGTTGAGGAGCAGGCCGAATTGGATAGGGTCCTGCCGGTACTGGATCTTCTGAAAAACTTGCCCGTTTTGATCTCCATTGACACCTACAAAGCGCGTGTTGCAGCTGAGGCATGTAAAGCCGGTGCGCACATCATCAATGATGTTTGGGGCTTGCAAAAAGACCCGGATATGGCGCGTGTGGTTGCGGATGCTGGTGTCCCTGTCATCATGATGTATAATCGCGTTGAGGTGGACGATACCCTCGATGTCATGGCTGACATGGAGCAGTTTTTTGCCCACTCTTTGAAACTGGCCCGTGATGCCGGTATCCCAGCGGAACACCAGATCCTTGATCCCGGTTTTGGGTTTGGTAAATCACTCTCACAGAACTATGAGATTTTGAAACGCTTCTCCGAGCTAAAAAAATATGGATGTCCTGTGTTGGCCGGTGCATCTCGTAAACGAATGATCGGTTACATTCTGGAAAATGAAGCTTCAGATCGTATGTGTGGTTCGCTGGCGGTGCATACTTTGGCACTGGCTGGTGGCGCGCAAATCATCAGAGCTCATGATGTGAAAGCACATGCTGATGCGACACGCATCTATCAGGCGATGAAAGAATTAGGCAGCAGCCAAGAATGACAGAAGAAAAGATTGTTGCAGCTCTCGGTCTGGGCTCAAACCTAGGTGACACCAAAGCGAATATTGATGCTGCTATTGCGGCACTGGGCGCAGTTGACGGTATCAATGTTCTCAAGAAATCATCAGATTACCGTACCCCGCCCTGGGGTCCGGTTCTGCAAGATGATTATCGCAATTGCTGTATTACACTTGAGACGTCTCTTTCGCCTCGTGCACTTTTGGATGCGGGCCTTGCGGTTGAACTGCAGTTGGGGCGTGTTCGTGATGTTCGGTGGGGCCCTCGGACGATCGACATTGATCTCCTGATCTACGACCATGCAAGCGTGGAAGAAGAGGGACTACAGGTGCCGCATCCACGTATGGGTGAGCGTGCGTTTGTGTTGATCCCCCTTACCGAAATTTGGCCAGATGCCGAATTGCTGGATGGGCGTACAGCAGCTGATGCGTTGATGACTTGCGGCGATAAAGAAGGCATCTACATGCTCTAGATGCCTTCGCTCGTGTTGTTCTGTTAAATGGTTTTCATGCGGGCCATCAGATTATCCTTCATGATAAATTGATGGTACAGAGCGCCGGCAACATGCAACGCGAATGATGCCAAGAGAACTGGGGCTGCCAGACCGTGCAATTCGACTGGTAGTACGGTGATGTTGATTGGCCATGCCTGCCAGTCTCCAGCAATTGCGATGTTCATCAAACCTGCAAGCAGTGACATGCTCATTCCTGAGAGAACGAGGGCGAGAGGTGCTAGGTATAAAAGCAGGTGAACGAGCTTTGAAACTGCGCGCATTGCAATGTTCCACGATGGGTCTGGAGCAGGGCGTGCATGTTTGAACAGCAGGATGATCCGGTAAACCAGAAATAATCCTGTAAGCCCTCCCAATGCGGCATGGGTCATGAAGACATTTAGTTTCGTGGGCGAAATTTCTGTTCCGACCAAAACCTTGCCTAGGATGAAGACCGTGATAATTGTAACGGCAAACAGCCAATGCAAAATGATTGTAGGAGGACTGTATTTGTTTTGAGAGGCCATCTATTTTATCCTTGGCGAAGAACACAAAACAACTTTAGTTTACATGTAAATTAGATGTCAATAATATAATGCGTAAAAATCCTCAGGGATCAAATGACTGAAACTGTCTCCTATCTGCCTTCTATGGGGCGGTTGCTCTATTCTCTCTCCGATTCCGCGTGTGCTCTGGCTGAAGAATTCTTGCGTCCCCACGATATTTCTCTCGCACAATGGGTCGTGCTATCCGCCCTTTGGGGGCAAGACTGTCTGAGCGTATCTGCTCTTGCGGAGTATTCTGGTAAAAAGACTGCAGCTCTTTCCCGGTTATTGGACCGGATGGAGAGTCGAGGGCTGGTAACGCGCGTGTCTGTTGTTGGTGACAAGCGCTCTGTGAATATTCATCTTACCAAAGAGGGGCAGGAGCTTTCTCATCTCATTGGTATGTATAAGCATGTGAATGGAATTCTGCTCTCTGATTTTTCTGAGGAGGAGCAACAGCAGTTGTTTCCGATGCTGGAAAGAATGTTGAAAAATGCCAATGGGCTTGCCGCAAGCTCTTAATGTTTAGAGTTCGAATTTAGGGTGTCTTTCAAAACTTTTGGTATCTCTGACATATATATTCATAAAAATTATATTTTGCCCTTGAAGCTATAGCGACTAGAGGTCTTATCTTCTTTTGCAATGGCAATATTGCATGGAGCGAAACATGTCTAGCGCGGACGATAGAAACCAAGTTGATCCCGATGTGAGCTCCGGAGAGCTTGAATCAAAGTCCTGTTGTTCACATGACCATCAACAAGAGCAAAAGAACACCAACTCCAATTGTGGGGGCGAAAGCAAAGCTCCGGCTGAAGGTGGGTCTAACTGCTCTTCCTCCTCTGAAAAAAAAGGAGGCTGCTGTTCTGGTAAAGCGAATGACGACCACAACCACGATCATACCCACGCTCATGATCACGACCATAGTCATACACAAATGGAAACCCACGCTCATACTCATACCGGTTGCGGTTGTTCCAGTCACAGCGAAGCGGCTATTCCTGATGTGACCAACTGGAAGGGCTCACGTTCTTTCCGTATTGAGGGACTTTGTTGCGCAGAGGAAATGGGTATTCTTCGACGCGTTGTCGGGCCAGTGGTTGGTGATAGTGAATACCTTGCCTTTGATGTGCTCAATGGCAAAATGATTGTCTCACCTGTTGCTAAAGATGTGCGGGATGATTTGATCATCAAAGCCGTTAACGGCACTGGTATGAAGGCAGCATTGTTTGTCGAGGAAGAGGCTGCTGATGCGCGTGTAAAACAGCATCGCCGCCTTGGAACCCTTACGACTACGAGTGGTTTATTTTGGGCTGTGGCTTTAGTGCTGCAATCTGCCCTATACTTTGCGAGCACAACTTCGACGGATCTATTTAGCGTTTTTGGATCCGTTCCTTCCGGCCCTGTTGAGATAATGTACCTCCTCGCGATTGTTGCTGGTTTGAGATTGGTGGCACCTAAAGGCTGGTATGCTCTCAAAACGTTACGTCCGGATATGAACCTGCTTATGCTTGTGGCAGTCATTGGTGCTGTTGGTATTGGCGAATGGTTTGAAGGCGCAACAGTTGCATTCCTGTTTTCTCTTTCACTTTATCTGGAAAGTTGGAGTGTTGGCCGAGCTCGAAGAGCCGTTGCGGCCTTGATGGATATCGCACCAAGCACAGTTCTTTTACTCAACGCTGACGGCACGGAAAAAGAGGTATCAGCGACAATCGTTACGCCAGGGGCGATCTTTATTGTTCGTGGTGGTGACCGTATTCCGCTCGACGGTGTCGTCCGTAAGGGTATTGGTAGCGTTGATCAGGCGCCGATCACTGGCGAGAGTGTGCCGGTGTTGAAGGAAGTTGGCGATAATGTTTACGCCGGTACGATTAACGGTGAGGGTAGTTTTGAAGTAGAAGCCACCAAGCCCGCTGATGACACAATGCTTGCCCGCATTATTCGTATGGTGAGTGAAGCGCAAGCAAAC
The window above is part of the Pseudovibrio sp. Tun.PSC04-5.I4 genome. Proteins encoded here:
- a CDS encoding AraC family transcriptional regulator; its protein translation is MQFATQQWLEEWFAPLAPSEGLSATGHECVEVIRMTTGTKPRAVMYSPSIRIVFQGLVRGHLGSQSFLYSQHSYVALVSPIPLEIEIIEASREKPLYAVNLAIDINVLAELMLLIEQEPLEFEYGEALGRPAHLSDEALFSVCRLIQTLNNEEQTKILADNYYREFLYHVLKSDYGASLRVLFQNSEKSQGMARVLQVLHEDFSTNLSVDQMAKMACMSISAFHAGFKGATGLSPLQYVKSIRLHKARSMMLSQNMSASQAAYRVGYASPSQFSREFKRFFGSSPTQEAAKFRTLP
- a CDS encoding MarR family transcriptional regulator — protein: MTETVSYLPSMGRLLYSLSDSACALAEEFLRPHDISLAQWVVLSALWGQDCLSVSALAEYSGKKTAALSRLLDRMESRGLVTRVSVVGDKRSVNIHLTKEGQELSHLIGMYKHVNGILLSDFSEEEQQQLFPMLERMLKNANGLAASS
- a CDS encoding multidrug effflux MFS transporter; amino-acid sequence: MTKASVTPPEPVLSAGKTAVFGALLVTIGPLSMSLYTPALPELAAAFGTSAAIAKLTLTVYFAGFTFAQLICGPLSDAFGRRPVIVGFFSLYLVGSLLAWLAPNIDSLLVGRLIQGIGASSGIAVARAIVRDQFSGEAGARIMNLLAVMLGIGPALSPSIGALTLGVFGWQAIFILMVLYAIFILVMTLTALPETNLHRDVKRIQPKRMLESYKTLLCSFEFMRPSLMLGFSIGVIYTLSTVLPFALIERLGLTPLQFGFGMILQSGSFFAGGLVTRLLLKRFSSESLLAPALLLSASGGLGLFAITQIGYLSFLSIMVPVGVFAFGASMALPALSMRGMEPFPEIAGAASALMGFMQMAGGLCGSFVAAVLVPDPIEALGIVVPGMALTALVIYFLPVKKREHLDEHTAHL
- the folK gene encoding 2-amino-4-hydroxy-6-hydroxymethyldihydropteridine diphosphokinase, producing the protein MTEEKIVAALGLGSNLGDTKANIDAAIAALGAVDGINVLKKSSDYRTPPWGPVLQDDYRNCCITLETSLSPRALLDAGLAVELQLGRVRDVRWGPRTIDIDLLIYDHASVEEEGLQVPHPRMGERAFVLIPLTEIWPDAELLDGRTAADALMTCGDKEGIYML
- the folP gene encoding dihydropteroate synthase, yielding MAEFNHQMLDNSKRPLVMGILNVTPDSFSDGGQFDAPAAALIHAKEMIAEGADIIDVGGESTRPGATFVEEQAELDRVLPVLDLLKNLPVLISIDTYKARVAAEACKAGAHIINDVWGLQKDPDMARVVADAGVPVIMMYNRVEVDDTLDVMADMEQFFAHSLKLARDAGIPAEHQILDPGFGFGKSLSQNYEILKRFSELKKYGCPVLAGASRKRMIGYILENEASDRMCGSLAVHTLALAGGAQIIRAHDVKAHADATRIYQAMKELGSSQE
- a CDS encoding cation-translocating P-type ATPase, whose product is MSSADDRNQVDPDVSSGELESKSCCSHDHQQEQKNTNSNCGGESKAPAEGGSNCSSSSEKKGGCCSGKANDDHNHDHTHAHDHDHSHTQMETHAHTHTGCGCSSHSEAAIPDVTNWKGSRSFRIEGLCCAEEMGILRRVVGPVVGDSEYLAFDVLNGKMIVSPVAKDVRDDLIIKAVNGTGMKAALFVEEEAADARVKQHRRLGTLTTTSGLFWAVALVLQSALYFASTTSTDLFSVFGSVPSGPVEIMYLLAIVAGLRLVAPKGWYALKTLRPDMNLLMLVAVIGAVGIGEWFEGATVAFLFSLSLYLESWSVGRARRAVAALMDIAPSTVLLLNADGTEKEVSATIVTPGAIFIVRGGDRIPLDGVVRKGIGSVDQAPITGESVPVLKEVGDNVYAGTINGEGSFEVEATKPADDTMLARIIRMVSEAQANRAAAEQWVEKFARVYTPAVMVLAVLMAVVPPLVFGAVWMDWFYRALVLLVIACPCALVISTPVSIVAGLTSAARNGVLIKGGVFLELPARLKALAFDKTGTITNGLPVVTDVYPLSGHSVEELIRRAASLEARSTHPLANAILTRAKEDSVEYKAAENVELLPGRGLSGQRNGKSYWLGSRRFLNEKNFDIGDADAKARELEAQGKTVVAVGTDSHVCGLIALADTVRDTAGELVKQLHEAGVEKLVMLTGDNKATAERVAASVGIDEVHAELLPEDKVAAVERLAEEYETVAMIGDGVNDAPAMARASFGIAMGAIGSDAAIETADIALMKDDLSRLPWLIQHSKRTLRIIHQNIGFAFVVKGVLVVLTAMGFASLWAAILGDVGATLIVVSNALRLLKDKSE
- a CDS encoding cytochrome b/b6 domain-containing protein, which encodes MASQNKYSPPTIILHWLFAVTIITVFILGKVLVGTEISPTKLNVFMTHAALGGLTGLFLVYRIILLFKHARPAPDPSWNIAMRAVSKLVHLLLYLAPLALVLSGMSMSLLAGLMNIAIAGDWQAWPINITVLPVELHGLAAPVLLASFALHVAGALYHQFIMKDNLMARMKTI